The stretch of DNA CATAGAACTAAAAGTGATTATACAAGTGCTGTATATAATGAGTTGGGAAATATTACTAAGGGGTTAAGTAATAGCCAAGAAGAAGGATTATTTTCAGGTATTCCATATTATCTTATTGCAAAAGAAGGACAGGAATCGTTGCAAAATTTAGGAGATTCAGCATTAACAAAAGTATATAAAACTAATTGTGAAACAAATTTTATATCATTAGAAGATCCAGACTCAGTAATAATAGGAATAAGACAAGTTATTAAGCAAGTTAATGATATAGAAAGAAAGAATAAAAAGAATAATTAAGAGGATTTTACAAAAGATGTCTATGATATTAAAATTATAATAGATGTCTTTTTAATTTTTATTAAAGATAAAATAAGAAGAGAATAATGTCATATAATTGACACAAAAACAGGGTATATTATATTCATAGAGTTAATGATTAAGGAGGCATAACATATGAGTGATGATAATAAAATATATGATGTTGATAATTATGAAGATTTAAGTAAGGTAGAGGAAAAAGAGGATACTTATATAGAAAAAGAAAATAACATTAATGATTTTGATTCGGAAGAAAAAGAAAGAGAAGAACAAGAGAGTATTAATGATGTTAATTTAGAAGATAATAATAATAGAAAGAAGAAAAAGAATGGGTTAAAGAACATAGCTCTTATATTAGTAGTAGGACTTTTAGGTGGTATAGTTGGAGGGGGAGCTACTTATTATGCTGTTAAAAATATAAATGGTAATACTGGAAATGTAACATCAACTCCAAATCCACCAACATTTAATACAGATGGAGAAAGTGTATTAACTAAAACACAAGCTTTTGAAAAAGTTGCACCAGCAGTTGTTATAGTATCTACTAAGGGAACAACTAATTATGGAGGATTTATACCACAAAAAGTAGAGGGGATAGGGTCAGGATTTATAATAAATGAAGAAGGTTATATTTTAACTAATTATCATGTTATAGAAGGAGCTCAAGAAGTTACAGTTACTTTAAGTGATAAAAGGGAAGTTAAAGCAAAAGTAGTTAATTACGATAAAAATCAAGATGTAGCAATGATTAAAATTGTTGATAATATAAAGGTTCCAGCAGTAGTTCAACTTGGAGATTCAGATGCATTAAAACCTGGAGAAGAAGTTCTTGCAATAGGAACACCACTTTCAAAAGAATTTTCTCAAACAGTAACAGGCGGTCTTGTTAGTGCTATTAACAGAAATGTTGAAACTAAAAATGGTGTTAAGTTAAACTTAATACAAACAGATACAGCTATAAACCCTGGTAATAGTGGAGGACCTTTAATAAATACAAAGGGTGAAGTTATAGGAATAAACACAATGAAGATTAGTGGTGAAGCAGAAGGTATAGGATTCTCTATTCCAATTAATGAAGTAAAAGATAGAATAGACTCTTTATCAAAACCTATCTTAAATTTAGGAGTATCAATTAGAGAAGTAAATTCAGATTTATCAAAACAATATGATATGCCAGAAGGATTATATGTAGTTGAAGTAATGCAATTCTCACCAGCAGAAAAAGCAGGAATAAAAGGTGGGGATGTAATTACAAAATTTGATGGTCAAAGAATTAAAAACTTTGATGAGTTAAAAAAGATTAGAGATTCTAAAAGTGAAGGAGATATAGTAAAAGTAGAAGTTGTTAGAAATAAAGAAAGTATAAATGTGGATTTACAGTTAACTGCACAACAATAAGGATTAATAGGGATAAGAAGTTAATTTTTAACGTCTTATCCTTTAACTATTTTTTTTGTAATAATAATAGTGTTGATTTTAAAATAATTTGTGATAAAGTAGTGTATATTGATATTTAAAATAATTTAGTGAATATATAGTTTGTAAAAAACACAAAGTATAATATTAAGATTAAATTTAAGGAGGATTACTAAATATGAAAAGAATAATGCTAGTATGCTCAGAAGGTATGTCAACTTGTTTTCTAGTATCAAAGATGAAAACAGAGGCAGATAAACAAGGTTTTGAATGTACAATAGATTCTTGCTGTGAATCGGATTTAGATTTATATAAAGATAAAGTAGATATTTTACTTTTAGCACCTCAAGTTAAATTCTTAAAAAATGCAATTAGTGAAAAGTTTAATAATATTCCAGTTGAAGTTATAAGTTCTATAGATTACGGAACAATGAATGGTGTCAAAGTATTTAATCAAATATTAAATTTATTAAAGTAAATAGACAAAAAAGTAAATTACATTTAAATTAAGCTCGTAATTCACCTTTTTACTCCTAAGGCATATTCTATATTATAAACAAATTTTAGAGATAAACTTAGGAGGCAAAGTTATGAGCGGAAGAATAGCATCATGTCCTTTAACAACAGGTGTTAATGAACAAATAGAGGCAATAGTTAGATTACCAGAAGAAAAGAGATCAGTTATATTTGGAACTGTATTAGATCCTAATGGAAACCCAGTACCAGATGCAGTAGTAAAACTATTAAAAGTAGTAGATGGATGCAAATATCCTTATCCATTAACCCATACATTCACTGATTGTTATGGTCAATTCTTATTAGGACCTTTATGTCCAAACACTAAATATATGCTAAAGATTTATAAAGATAATATAAATATAAAATTTACAACATTACAACCAAACCCATATAATGGTCAATGTTTAGGAAAGAATGTATGTGAATCTAATCCAGAACCAGAAAATCCACCATGTGGATGTGGCTGTGGCTGCGGTTGCGGTTGTTAAGATAACTGAAAAAAGTTAAATAACAAAAAAGCTTTTTACTTTTGTAAAAGGCTTTTTTGTTATTTAAAAATCTGTTAAAATCTTATTAATTGTGATAAGGAGGAAAAATTAAATTATGGAAAAAATAGTATTATATATAGTTTCTATATTTTTTATTATTGGAGTACTAGATTACATATTAGGGGATAGGTTTAAATTAGGAAGATATTTTGAAGAAGGAATTAATAATATGGGTCCATTAGCATTATCAATGGTAGGAATATTATCTGTTACTCCGATAATTTCAGAATTAATTCTTAAATATATAGTTCCTATAACTAATAAAATTGCTATTGATTCATCTATAGTGGCATCTAGTTTTATAGCTATAGATATGGGAGCTTTTAAAATAGCTGAGAATATAAGCTCTACGCAGGAGATGATTTATTTTTCAGGAGTACTAATAGCATCTATACTTGGATGTACCATTAGTTTTACCCTTCCTTTAGCATTAGGTATGATAAAAGAAAAGCGTTTACCTATATTATGTAAAGGGATTCTATGTGGAATAGTAACTATACCAGTAGGATTATTTATAGGTGGATTAATGCTAAGAATTGATTTTAAGATTTTATTGATAAATTTAATGCCTATAATATTATTATCTATCTTAGTATCTGTAGGTTTATATATTGCATTAGATAAAGTAATACGAATATTTACATATATAGGTAAGGTGATTATAACTATTGGCTTTATAGGACTTGGACTTCAGGGGTTTACTTCTATATCAGGAATCGTAGTAATAAAAAATTTATTACCTATAGGAGAAGCTTTAACTACTGTAGGAAAGATTGCAATTTTTTTAGGTGGAGCATATGTTATGCTAGAAATAGTAAAAAGATTACTAGGAAAGCAATTAGAACTAGTAAAAGAAAAAATAGGAATAAATTCATCTTCAATAGCAGCTTTGATAGGAAGTTTAGCTTCAGCTATAATAGTATTTTCAACTTTTGAAGACTTAGATGATAGAGGAAAAGTTATCTGTTCTGCATTTTCAGTAGCAGGAGCTTATGTATTAGGAGGACAGCTAGGCTATGTTGCAACAGAGGCTAAAGAAATTGTTTTGATTTATATTGCAACTAAGTTAATTTGCGGAGTATTAGCAATTATGTTAGCATTTTTAATAACTAAGAAAAATAGTATAGTGATTAAAGAAAGTTAGGAGAAAAGATGGATAAAAATAAAAAATATTTATTAGCATTAGCATTTATAATACCGTTACTTTTAATAATATATATATTTCAAATTAATTCTCATGAATCTGTAAAAGGAAATATAACAGTATGGGCAGATGAAAATACTTATGATTATTTATCTAAAATTGCAAAAGAATTTGAAGAAAGTAATAAAAGAGCTAATATTAAAGTAGTTAACATATCTAAAGAGGAGTATCTAGATAAGATAAAAGATACAGAAGAAGAAAAATTACCTAATATAGTTCATTTGGATTTTATTGGGATAAATGATTTTAAGGATAAAATAAAGATTGTTAATGAAACTAATGAAATAATTGAAACCTATAATAAAAATTTTAATAAGAATAGACTGAAACAGGTAGAATGTGATGGTCAGTATATGGGGGTTCCTTTAACTTCAAAGCCTATGGCATTATTTATTAGGGAAGATATTTTAAATAAATATGGATACAAAGTAGAAGATATAAATACATGGAATGATATGTTTAAAATAGGTGTTGAAATATTTAATAAAACAAATGGTGAAATTAGATTGTTTTCCAAAAAGGATATTGATAATTTAAAGCTTCTAATATCAGCGGAAATAATGCAAGAAAGTAATAATGAAAAAGAACTAAAAGCGAATATAGAGAAAAATATAAAATCTATTTTTAGTAGTGAGCTTA from Clostridium chauvoei encodes:
- a CDS encoding PTS sugar transporter subunit IIB, whose amino-acid sequence is MKRIMLVCSEGMSTCFLVSKMKTEADKQGFECTIDSCCESDLDLYKDKVDILLLAPQVKFLKNAISEKFNNIPVEVISSIDYGTMNGVKVFNQILNLLK
- the eutH gene encoding ethanolamine utilization protein EutH, with the translated sequence MEKIVLYIVSIFFIIGVLDYILGDRFKLGRYFEEGINNMGPLALSMVGILSVTPIISELILKYIVPITNKIAIDSSIVASSFIAIDMGAFKIAENISSTQEMIYFSGVLIASILGCTISFTLPLALGMIKEKRLPILCKGILCGIVTIPVGLFIGGLMLRIDFKILLINLMPIILLSILVSVGLYIALDKVIRIFTYIGKVIITIGFIGLGLQGFTSISGIVVIKNLLPIGEALTTVGKIAIFLGGAYVMLEIVKRLLGKQLELVKEKIGINSSSIAALIGSLASAIIVFSTFEDLDDRGKVICSAFSVAGAYVLGGQLGYVATEAKEIVLIYIATKLICGVLAIMLAFLITKKNSIVIKES
- a CDS encoding ABC transporter substrate-binding protein, yielding MDKNKKYLLALAFIIPLLLIIYIFQINSHESVKGNITVWADENTYDYLSKIAKEFEESNKRANIKVVNISKEEYLDKIKDTEEEKLPNIVHLDFIGINDFKDKIKIVNETNEIIETYNKNFNKNRLKQVECDGQYMGVPLTSKPMALFIREDILNKYGYKVEDINTWNDMFKIGVEIFNKTNGEIRLFSKKDIDNLKLLISAEIMQESNNEKELKANIEKNIKSIFSSELISYYGDSNYVARISSLEIIKELNEELIPGKWICKLPPSINLGANKFYDLGGENLVILNCNNDNIKLIRSFISYAATDIELLQTQLIEGNMFPSSLYTYKDKSLESKVKNTNIQGSSPFVIFCNISERAPILKDYKLIQDINSKIIEEN
- a CDS encoding carboxypeptidase-like regulatory domain-containing protein gives rise to the protein MSGRIASCPLTTGVNEQIEAIVRLPEEKRSVIFGTVLDPNGNPVPDAVVKLLKVVDGCKYPYPLTHTFTDCYGQFLLGPLCPNTKYMLKIYKDNINIKFTTLQPNPYNGQCLGKNVCESNPEPENPPCGCGCGCGCGC
- a CDS encoding S1C family serine protease encodes the protein MSDDNKIYDVDNYEDLSKVEEKEDTYIEKENNINDFDSEEKEREEQESINDVNLEDNNNRKKKKNGLKNIALILVVGLLGGIVGGGATYYAVKNINGNTGNVTSTPNPPTFNTDGESVLTKTQAFEKVAPAVVIVSTKGTTNYGGFIPQKVEGIGSGFIINEEGYILTNYHVIEGAQEVTVTLSDKREVKAKVVNYDKNQDVAMIKIVDNIKVPAVVQLGDSDALKPGEEVLAIGTPLSKEFSQTVTGGLVSAINRNVETKNGVKLNLIQTDTAINPGNSGGPLINTKGEVIGINTMKISGEAEGIGFSIPINEVKDRIDSLSKPILNLGVSIREVNSDLSKQYDMPEGLYVVEVMQFSPAEKAGIKGGDVITKFDGQRIKNFDELKKIRDSKSEGDIVKVEVVRNKESINVDLQLTAQQ